Proteins encoded within one genomic window of Plasmodium cynomolgi strain B DNA, chromosome 11, whole genome shotgun sequence:
- a CDS encoding myosin-like protein (putative), protein GPSDEAQQSQQTQQLDEANQSDEAQQLGETNQSDEANESGETNQPNAPGESNQPNQLKLAEMIGHMNVLLDAFGSAKTGKNNNSSRLSKFFTLHMDESGRVKCMHVKKFLFEKDRLIGRGGTGDEMGGKMGGEMGDEMGDEMGGEMGSQTGSQTGSQTGGQHENSFNIFYYILNGSSDKFKEMYYLKDVKYYRMLRFRGSQRNGKNFRNGKTMRGGEGEVEDDEMNGGEVKDDEVKDDEVKDDEVKDDEVKDVEVKDDEMNDNSNGNSNGDATNEKAPSTDESAKFLELLKSLNYIFDDDKEIDFVFSILSALLLLGNVETVKPLRQKSLLRKSILCENSLNYEQLQHCVEDSSDDSIIDDNIKSFLLASKLLGINPEELVKYFTTNYVFNDILLMKVHNEMKIYRKIEAFIKTTYDELFNWVLYKVNCKLGVLLGGEMGGNQNGSGEANYISVLDLAYFEKREKNSLTELLVNTSNEAVHKMVVDFLFKKRIQLCREEGIETAVSSSCNFDQIDNEGLYNVLVQKEEESLFSYLESLSMKKVTEKSNLHSLIVKKFSKGGYIKEGFSNVSEKQSRTSAPSSSFVIVHSCGEVCYSSEQLISQNIEILTNNFIDMVKKSGNPYLEQLCCSYNYDPSGNIVEEKRRYSIQSALKLFRRKYESRNQMAVTMVRNNLVELMKVKESTFCHFIFCMTSNQNRKTGGGEVINLFDEEVVLEQIRSLFLSQFRQLKGAGLFPHAFYFAELVDLLEEANGEAANGEAQNGEAQNGEAAEGDAAEGEAANGDAANGETAKGDETNADEANGEMAEGDATNADAANADAQGAGLDYPHANAKQRVEDMMRLHNISKSEWAMGENRVFLTDASLKILIQKKWEQCIQKMLPKLDAEINDDQMVHSGGDDYDSKVAGLINLECVRISQVYRKEDAKMIYQMAKQGMGSESQEGSNCLKDVMQVMHLDKITELYCHGGDKGKEDTGDASNVHGEGDGSMKKGGNGYENQDSNVNKTEVEMCGIMHVLNNVPTCNAKMCDLNEAFKGCSPTEMPLKGSCTCGIGLPNFCSRHSQSGEIKSEGSADGSVMGDVEQGEVEQGEVEQGEVEQGEVEQGEVEQGEVEQGEVEQGEVEQGEVEQGEVELHREEEQQGEVNGEPAEEELPNGEQLNGEVPEEELPDEELPKEEMPDEELPEEELPEEELPPVQVTNSEEKKKKKKRRKKKKRRSNVSNDTADAGESQENELDVERAGSVPGEVDAGEEAAQGVEVVNLKDDEAEGEEVEEAKDEPNEGEEEVVNLEDDEAEDEQVEEAKEESMQADEVEANEVEAHEEPDDVEEEMPQAEELEVPALEVEVDKEGAEVDAAAVGGEAVEGEAVDGEAVDEVEVDAAEVDAAAMEGAAATPVDDMNPFTDTDAADEVNPPHQEDENSTKDETKNPKDEDADEEYIEYNLNCFKATASKKMGELNSMLLSCAGDEVHMIQNMLDCYLCTEEGHQYEHCFIEPNFGNLLDGGNNGFTEYTTELRNPKQKHLLLSHLNEKYITHSDEKMHLMDILKNIITSMENVHNKKWNIFFTSSDYYFKSYVSNEDQLCLQNDSIDLDNKVMFNEECNYHKNKKDEVHKHRYSHIVEYLTLPTGKEIHEICLSNNADKKYIKNNYRILCFRSRKGSKLDFMNAKAFYTSIEYKKIKTKNITHVHTDFSYMDDKMKCNFKQHVINEFINNPHISMEELGSSLLNLATYFYYENRGSWCVFVSKKRAFTGVIKIVRNRYIRMTAKNKTKKYHIVLFETPV, encoded by the coding sequence GGGCCGTCGGATGAGGCGCAGCAGTCGCAGCAGACGCAGCAGTTGGACGAGGCGAACCAATCGGATGAGGCGCAGCAGTTGGGCGAGACGAACCAGTCGGATGAGGCGAACGAATCGGGCGAGACGAACCAGCCGAATGCACCGGGCGAGTCTAACCAACCGAACCAACTGAAGCTCGCCGAAATGATAGGCCACATGAACGTCCTCCTGGATGCCTTCGGGAGCGCCAAAACGGGGAAGAACAACAACTCCAGCAGATTATCCAAGTTCTTCACCCTGCACATGGACGAGAGTGGGCGAGTGAAGTGTATGCATGTAAAGAAGTTCCTCTTCGAGAAGGACAGGCTGATCGGGAGGGGCGGGACGGGTGACGAGATGGGCGGCAAGATGGGCGGCGAGATGGGGGACGAGATGGGGGACGAGATGGGCGGCGAGATGGGCAGCCAAACGGGCAGCCAAACGGGCAGCCAAACGGGCGGCCAACACGAGAATtccttcaacattttttactaCATCCTTAACGGGTCAAGCGACAAGTTCAAGGAAATGTACTACCTGAAGGATGTGAAGTATTATAGGATGTTGCGCTTCAGGGGTTCGCAGCGGAATGGCAAGAACTTCCGAAATGGCAAGACCATGCGGGGGGGCGAAGGGGAGGTGGAGGATGACGAGATGAACGGAGGCGAGGTGAAGGACGACGAGGTGAAGGACGACGAGGTGAAGGACGACGAGGTGAAGGACGACGAGGTGAAGGACGTCGAGGTGAAGGACGACGAGATGAACGACAACTCGAACGGCAACTCGAACGGCGACGCGACGAACGAGAAGGCGCCCTCAACAGACGAATCGGCGAAGTTTCTTGAATTACTGAAATCACTGAATTACATTTTTGATGACGACAAGGAAATCGACTTTGTCTTTTCTATCCTCTCAGCATTATTACTCTTAGGGAATGTAGAAACGGTGAAACCATTGAGACAAAAATCTTTATTAAGAAAGAGTATCCTGTGTGAAAATTCTCTCAACTATGAACAGCTACAACATTGTGTAGAAGATTCAAGTGATGATTCAATAATTGATGATAATATAAAGAGCTTCCTTTTAGCTAGTAAATTGCTCGGTATCAATCCAGAAGAACTGGTGAAATACTTCACTACAAATTATGTATTCAATGATATATTACTTATGAAGGTACATAACGAAATGAAGATCTATAGGAAAATAGAAGCTTTTATTAAGACCACTTATGATGAGTTGTTTAATTGGGTTCTATATAAGGTGAATTGCAAGTTGGGGGTTCTATTGGGTGGAGAGATGGGAGGTAATCAGAATGGAAGTGGTGAGGCGAACTACATAAGTGTACTCGATTTGGCCTACTTtgaaaagagagaaaaaaattccctcaCTGAATTATTAGTTAATACTAGCAATGAAGCGGTGCATAAAATGGTTGTagattttttgttcaaaaaaaggattcaaCTGTGTAGGGAAGAAGGAATAGAAACAGCcgtctcctcctcctgtaACTTCGATCAGATTGACAACGAAGGATTGTATAATGTCTTGGTTCAGAAAGAGGAAGAGTCTCTGTTTTCTTATTTGGAATCTCTGTCTATGAAGAAAGTCACCGAGAAGAGTAACCTGCACTCTTTAATAGTAAAGAAGTTCTCCAAGGGGGGATACATAAAGGAGGGCTTTTCTAATGTCTCGGAGAAGCAGAGTAGGACCTCtgccccttcttcctccttcgtcATTGTCCACTCATGTGGTGAAGTATGCTACTCGTCGGAACAGCTTATCAGCCAGAATATAGAAATACTGACGAATAACTTTATTGACATGGTGAAGAAATCGGGCAACCCATACCTAGAGCAACTATGCTGCAGTTACAATTATGATCCCAGTGGGAACATCGTAGAGGAGAAAAGACGATACAGCATTCAGTCTGCTCTAAAATTATTTCGACGAAAGTATGAGTCCAGAAACCAGATGGCTGTTACTATGGTGAGGAATAACTTGGTCGAACTGATGAAGGTGAAGGAGAGTACTTTTTGTCACTTCATATTTTGCATGACTTCGAATCAGAACAGGAAGacagggggaggggaagttATAAATTTGTTTGATGAGGAGGTCGTCCTCGAGCAGATACGGAGCCTGTTCCTTTCACAGTTCAGACAGCTCAAGGGCGCTGGGCTCTTCCCGCATGCCTTTTACTTCGCGGAGTTGGTGGACCTCCTGGAGGAggcaaatggggaagcggcaaatggggaagcgcaaaatggggaagcgcaaaatggggaagcggcaGAGGGAGACGCGgcagagggagaagcggctAATGGAGACGCGGCAAACGGAGAAACGGCAAAGGGAGACGAGACAAACGCAGACGAAGCAAACGGAGAAATGGCAGAGGGAGACGCCACAAACGCAGACGCGGCAAACGCAGACGCGCAGGGGGCGGGCCTGGACTATCCCCACGCAAACGCTAAGCAGCGTGTCGAAGACATGATGAGGTTGCACAACATCAGTAAGAGCGAGTGGGCCATGGGAGAAAACCGAGTCTTCCTCACAGACGcttctttaaaaattctGATTCAGAAAAAGTGGGAACAATGCATACAGAAAATGCTTCCCAAGTTGGATGCAGAAATTAATGATGATCAGATGGTGCACTCTGGGGGAGATGATTATGACTCCAAAGTAGCAGGGTTGATAAACCTAGAGTGTGTGAGAATTAGCCAAGTGTACAGAAAAGAAGATGCTAAAATGATCTACCAAATGGCGAAACAAGGAATGGGTTCTGAATCGCAAGAGGGGAGCAACTGTCTTAAGGATGTTATGCAAGTTATGCATCTAGATAAAATAACGGAGTTGTATTGTCACGGAGGGGATAAAGGAAAGGAGGACACGGGGGATGCATCTAATGTGCATGGTGAGGGAGATGGCTcgatgaaaaaaggaggaaacggGTACGAGAACCAAGACAGTAATGTCAACAAAACCGAAGTAGAGATGTGTGGTATTATGCATGTATTGAATAACGTGCCCACGTGTAACGCCAAGATGTGTGACCTGAATGAAGCTTTCAAGGGGTGCAGCCCTACGGAGATGCCCCTGAAGGGGAGCTGCACCTGTGGCATAGGATTGCCTAACTTCTGCAGCAGGCACTCGCAGTCTGGGGAGATAAAGTCGGAGGGCAGCGCGGATGGAAGTGTAATGGGTGACGTGGAGCAAGGAGAAGTGGAGCAGGGAGAAGTGGAGCAGGGAGAGGTCGAGCAGGGAGAGGTCGAGCAGGGAGAAGTGGAGCAGGGAGAAGTGGAGCAGGGAGAAGTGGAGCAGGGAGAAGTGGAGCAGGGAGAAGTGGAGCAGGGAGAAGTGGAGCTGCATCGGGAGGAAGAACAACAGGGAGAGGTGAACGGAGAGCCAGCCGAGGAAGAGTTACCAAATGGGGAGCAGCTCAATGGGGAAGTCCCCGAGGAGGAGCTGCCCGATGAGGAGCTGCCCAAGGAGGAGATGCCCGATGAGGAGTTGCCCGAGGAGGAGCTGCCCGAGGAGGAGCTTCCCCCCGTGCAAGTTACAAAcagtgaagaaaagaaaaagaagaaaaaaagaagaaagaaaaagaagagaagaagCAACGTGAGCAACGACACGGCAGATGCAGGAGAATCGCAGGAGAACGAGTTAGATGTGGAAAGGGCTGGCTCTGTGCCGGGTGAAGTAGACGCCGGGGAGGAAGCGGCGCAGGGGGTGGAGGTGGTCAATTTGAAAGATGATGAAGCAGAGGGGGAAGAGGTGGAGGAGGCGAAAGATGAACCAaacgagggggaggaagaggTGGTCAATTTGGAAGATGATGAAGCAGAGGATGAACAGGTGGAGGAGGCGAAGGAGGAATCGATGCAGGCGGACGAAGTGGAGGCGAACGAAGTGGAGGCGCACGAAGAGCCGGACGACGTAGAAGAGGAGATGCCCCAAGCGGAGGAGCTCGAGGTGCCGGCACTGGAAGTGGAGGTAGACAAGGAAGGGGCAGAGGTGGACGCGGCAGCGGTGggaggggaagcggtggaaggggaagcggtggacGGGGAAGCGGTGGACGAGGTAGAGGTGGACGCGGCAGAGGTGGACGCGGCAGCGATGGAAGGGGCGGCGGCAACCCCGGTAGACGATATGAACCCCTTCACCGATACAGATGCGGCCGATGAAGTGAACCCCCCGCATCAAGAAGACGAAAACTCGACGAAGGACGAAACGAAGAACCCCAAGGACGAAGATGCAGATGAGGAATATATTGAGTACAACCTGAACTGCTTTAAAGCAACggcatcaaaaaaaatgggagagtTAAATAGCATGTTGCTAAGTTGCGCTGGAGATGAAGTGCATATGATTCAAAATATGCTCGACTGTTATTTATGTACCGAAGAAGGACATCAATATGAACATTGCTTTATAGAACCCAATTTTGGGAACTTGTTAGATGGAGGAAACAACGGGTTCACAGAATACACCACTGAATTAAGAAACCCAAAACAGAAGCACTTACTTTTGAGTCacctaaatgaaaaatatatcacccattcagatgaaaaaatgcatctaatggatattttaaaaaatataatcactAGCATGGAAAATGTGCATAATAAAAagtggaatattttttttacatcttcCGATTATTACTTCAAATCCTATGTCTCTAACGAAGATCAACTGTGTTTGCAAAACGATTCCATCGATTTAGACAATAAGGTCATGTTCAATGAAGAGTGCAACTATCATAAGAACAAGAAGGACGAAGTGCATAAGCATAGATATAGTCACATCGTAGAATATTTAACTCTCCCCACAGGAAAGGAGATACACGAAATATGCCTTTCCAACAACGcggataaaaaatatataaaaaataattacaggATTCTTTGTTTCCGTTCGAGGAAGGGTTCTAAGTTGGACTTCATGAATGCTAAGGCGTTTTATACATCCATAGAATATAAGAAGATCAAGACTAAGAACATAACTCATGTGCATACCGACTTCTCCTACATGGatgataaaatgaaatgcaaTTTTAAGCAACATGTAATTAATGAGTTCATTAATAATCCCCATATCAGCATGGAAGAGTTGGGAAGCAGCTTACTCAATTTGGCTACCTACTTTTACTACGAAAATCGGGGTTCCTGGTGCGTCTTCGTGTCGAAGAAGCGCGCCTTCACGGGGGTTATCAAAATAGTTAGGAATAGGTACATACGCATGACGGCGAAGAATAAGACGAAGAAGTACCACATCGTGCTCTTCGAGACGCCCGTCTGA